Genomic window (Lycium barbarum isolate Lr01 chromosome 2, ASM1917538v2, whole genome shotgun sequence):
TATGTTCCAAAAGATATCCTCCCTCCAAGTCGGTCCATCaaccctagttttcgaaattTCCCTACTTTCTAATCCTGTCGTGGCTTATTACCTAAACTAAATCTTCATGATCGTAAATTAAACGCATGCAACCATACATGCCCTTGAAAGTAACTCCAAAATCCACACTTGGGGCAACTGACACTTACGAATTTCAATGTatagaactacggggtgtaatatatatatagatatatacacacatacatacttgGGCATTGCGGAGTCCTGCCCTGTCTTCATGGATTCCTGTACTCTATATAGAGGCTTGTAAACTGATGTGTATAGCTAGAAGTCACATATCGTTATCAATTCATATTGTTATattatattttggcagccttgttggcttatgtttatgggcatagtTATTAATGATCATATAGGGATGTGCCATTATCctgtgatatatgcccttacaaAGTATGACGCCCATGAACTAGCtttgtggcccacctagaaataAGTATGAGGCGTATATTCAGTGGTGCTCAGTGGGTTAGCTCCGAGTACCCGCCGTGGCCCTCCGGTTATGGTCGTGACACTAACTACCAGACACACCTTTGGGATCTGGATAATTCTCACGCAGGGATTTCAGTGCAACAACCTGAATCATCTCCGCCTCCTCATGACGCAACCTTTTCTTTCACTCCCCCAAATTCTTAACTACCTGATCTACGACATCTAGCGGCCATTTTGCTCGGGTCTTCTCTAACTCTTCTTTTTCCTCCTCTGAGTTGGGCAGGTTCTTAACAGAGATCTCAATATCCAAGTTGGCTTGTGGTGCCAGAACAGGTTCCTCTACTCGCTTTTGCGCCTTCAGTGCTTCAAACTCAGCCTTTAACTTTGCTAACTCTGCCCCTAGTGATGCTGAGCCACCTCGGGTGTTGTCTACTCAAAAGCAGCCAGTCTTATCTCAAACCCATCTGATCAATTACGGAAGACCTTGTGAGACTGTTCATATTCCTATCGAATGTTTTGTTGATTTGCCTGGTTATCTAGGGCTTATGATGGTCCATGATTACCCCGATTTGCTTTTCAGCCTTTAATGTTTTGAAGGCTATTTCTCGGTAATTCGCTCTAGAGAATGTCAATAGATCAACCCCAGACTGCGCTGGTGGTGGTGGAACAGATGAAGTTGTAGCACTCGCAGAAGTAGCGGGCGCAGCAGCAGATTGTGGTGGTGGTATAGCAGCAGttgcagcaacaacaacaatgacaGTACTAGGTTCAGTGCCAGGGGCATATGCTTAGCATCATTACTACTATCTTCAAGAATAGCAGGACCAGTAGTAGTAGCATCTCCCGTGGACCCAAAATTTGACTCGTGCTAAGTCTTATCATCTCCATTGGGTGGTGCCACAAATATCTCTGCCGCACCCTCATTCTTACCCTTTCGCCAATCCTCAAACTGAGTGTCCTTAGTGCAGTGGTCTCGGTATGGAATGTGAACGACCTTGGCTCTTCTACACAACTCCATGATAAGACACGGGAATGCCAACGAGGTCTGAGATTAGGGTGCTCTCTGTCAAATATCATCAGCTATCAGTCACCCCACATTTACCAGATACCGAGTCATCATTGAGGCAAGAGCTTTCGCCTGAACAACCGTGATAGTGTTGTCATTCTGAGTCAAAAGTAGTCTATATTTCATCAGGTGCCACCAGAATCTGGCCTCCCTATTGAGTGTATCCTTGACTATCTTCGAATTGGGACTACTCACCCATTCTACCTCTGGATTGGCAATTACTACAGCTGCCCATCTAATCATCGTCCTATGATTTCAGCGCTCTAATTTTTCTAAGTACTCTTTCTCATTTTCTGGCGCTCAAAAATCATCCCCGAAGTAGATTTTGTTGATAGTAGCGACAGAGATATCCTCTTTTACATTCCTCACTTTGATTTCATCAAGCATTGGGAGCTGAGGATTCATTTGGCTGGGCTTCTTCCTTTTCAACAACCCGACCCCGTAGCTAGCATAGAATTCCCACACAATGACCGGGCCATACTCTCCCGGAGGCTCAGCGAACACCCCCGACCTATAGAATCGAAGGGTCTCGGCAGTGTTGGGATAATCCTCGAGACCCTCAAACACGAGTCGCTACGCTTCCCTCCTTGCTTGGTGAGAGAAATATCATCCTCATATGGATTTTTGGACCCTTTAACCCCGAATCGCAATGCGTCCTTCGGTAGTGTTTTATTCCTCAAAACCAACCTGCTCTTGCTTTGAATTGAGTTCGAGGAACAATCATAATTTGGAGCCAGGGTATCTGTGGGCTTAGATGAGCCACTTTCATTTGTACCTTCCTCACTCACCGAAGGCTCTCCTGACGCAGACCCGCTACACGCAGCCTCTGCACTCTCAGACCCAGCTTCATAGGACTCTCCTTCTCCCTCTTTGGAGTGTGCAGAGGTGGAAGGAGTCATGGTTTCGGGTGAAGGTTTTGTAGCCACCCGAACCTTCTTTGTATGTATGACCTTATCATCGGAGGTCTCATCTTTCAGGCGATGATATATCTCTGGTTCGTCTTGGGCTCGGCCTCGGCCCCTACCAGCTCGAGGCCCAACACCCCTTCTGGCACCATGTTTTTGGACTATGTCTGCAAAAGATCTTTTGTTAGTAACGGGTTTTAGAAATTAAAGTAACACAAAAAATAGAAaatctttttggattttttttggtGGTCGTATAAGTTTTTCACGGACtttataaaattatacggtccgtatccaATCATGACTATGTGAGACAAAACCAACAGAGGTTCTATCTCAAAATACGAGCCACTTTCAcagaccatataaaattatacggtccgtatagaaGCATATACTTATAAGATAGAACCTATGTCATAGAGCCACCTTTATACGACCTAAAATATGGTCCGTACAATTTTGTACCATCTATATTTAGGTTATATTCTTAAATGACCACAATTGCCAATTTTTTGTA
Coding sequences:
- the LOC132628549 gene encoding uncharacterized protein LOC132628549 — translated: MTPSTSAHSKEGEGESYEAGSESAEAACSGSASGEPSVSEEGTNESGSSKPTDTLAPNYDCSSNSIQSKSSTVIVVVAATAAIPPPQSAAAPATSASATTSSVPPPPAQSGVDLLTFSRANYREIAFKTLKAEKQIGAQKRVEEPVLAPQANLDIEISVKNLPNSEEEKEELEKTRAKWPLDVVDQVVKNLGE